The Cellulomonas fulva genome includes a window with the following:
- a CDS encoding thymidine phosphorylase, with protein MSEAFDAVDVIVAKRDGKRLTDGQIDWVIDAYTRGVVADEQMSALNMAILLNGMDRAEIARWTAAMIASGERMSFAGLGRPTSDKHSTGGVGDKITLPLAPLVAVFGVAVPQLSGRGLGHTGGTLDKLESIPGWRAALSNDEMMRQLADVGAVICQAGSGLAPADRKLYALRDVTGTVEAIPLIASSIMSKKIAEGTGSLVLDVKVGSGAFMKDLDDARELARTMVDLGTDAGVTTVALLTDMSTPLGRTAGNALEVRESLEVLAGGGPDDVVELTLALAREMLDAAGRPDADPAAALADGRAMDVWRRMIEAQGGDADAPLPVARETEQVLAETDGVLTTLDAYAVGIAAWRLGAGRARKEDPVQAGAGVEIHVRPGESVRAGQPVLTLHTDTPERFGRAREALTGGVVVDPAAAPGAGPLVLDRITA; from the coding sequence ATGAGCGAGGCGTTCGACGCCGTCGACGTCATCGTCGCCAAGCGTGACGGGAAGCGGCTGACCGACGGGCAGATCGACTGGGTCATCGACGCGTACACGCGCGGCGTGGTGGCCGACGAGCAGATGTCCGCCCTCAACATGGCGATCCTGCTCAACGGCATGGACCGGGCGGAGATCGCGCGGTGGACCGCGGCCATGATCGCGTCCGGCGAGCGCATGTCGTTCGCGGGCCTGGGCCGGCCGACGTCGGACAAGCACTCGACCGGCGGCGTGGGGGACAAGATCACGCTGCCGCTGGCGCCGCTCGTCGCGGTCTTCGGCGTCGCGGTGCCGCAGCTCTCGGGCCGCGGGCTGGGCCACACCGGTGGGACGCTCGACAAGCTCGAGTCCATCCCCGGCTGGCGCGCCGCGCTGAGCAACGACGAGATGATGCGCCAGCTCGCCGACGTCGGCGCGGTGATCTGCCAGGCCGGCTCCGGCCTGGCCCCCGCGGACCGCAAGCTGTACGCGCTGCGGGACGTGACCGGCACGGTCGAGGCGATCCCGCTCATCGCGAGCTCGATCATGAGCAAGAAGATCGCCGAGGGCACGGGGTCGCTGGTCCTGGACGTCAAGGTCGGCTCGGGCGCCTTCATGAAGGACCTCGACGACGCGCGGGAGCTCGCGCGCACGATGGTCGACCTCGGCACGGACGCGGGCGTCACGACGGTCGCGCTGCTGACGGACATGTCGACGCCGCTCGGCCGGACGGCGGGCAACGCGCTCGAGGTCCGGGAGTCCCTCGAGGTGCTCGCGGGCGGCGGTCCCGACGACGTCGTCGAGCTGACCCTCGCGCTCGCGCGGGAGATGCTGGACGCCGCGGGGCGGCCCGACGCCGACCCCGCCGCGGCTCTCGCCGACGGCCGCGCCATGGACGTCTGGCGGCGCATGATCGAGGCGCAGGGCGGCGACGCCGACGCGCCGCTGCCGGTGGCCCGCGAGACCGAGCAGGTGCTCGCGGAGACGGACGGCGTGCTGACGACGCTGGACGCGTACGCGGTCGGCATCGCGGCCTGGCGCCTGGGCGCGGGCCGCGCCCGCAAGGAGGACCCGGTGCAGGCGGGCGCGGGCGTCGAGATCCACGTGCGCCCGGGCGAGAGCGTCCGCGCCGGCCAGCCCGTGCTGACGCTGCACACGGACACGCCCGAGCGGTTCGGCCGTGCGCGGGAGGCCCTCACGGGCGGCGTCGTCGTCGACCCGGCGGCGGCGCCGGGTGCCGGGCCGCTGGTGCTCGACCGCATCACCGCCTGA
- a CDS encoding cytidine deaminase translates to MSVPEVDWDALRQVATEAMQRAYVPYSRFPVGAAALVDDGRVVSGCNVENASYGVTLCAECSLVSALVMSGGGRLVAFTCVDGHGTVLMPCGRCRQLLWEHGGAGLVLETVSGLRPMTEVLPDAFGPDDLTERA, encoded by the coding sequence ATGTCCGTGCCCGAGGTCGACTGGGACGCGCTGCGACAGGTCGCCACGGAGGCGATGCAGCGCGCGTACGTGCCCTACTCCCGCTTCCCGGTGGGCGCCGCCGCGCTCGTCGACGACGGTCGCGTCGTCTCCGGCTGCAACGTCGAGAACGCGAGCTACGGCGTCACGCTGTGCGCCGAGTGCTCGCTGGTGTCCGCGCTCGTCATGTCCGGCGGCGGCCGGCTCGTCGCCTTCACGTGCGTCGACGGCCACGGCACGGTCCTCATGCCGTGCGGACGGTGCCGCCAGCTGCTGTGGGAGCACGGCGGCGCGGGCCTGGTCCTCGAGACCGTGAGCGGGCTGCGGCCCATGACCGAGGTCCTGCCGGACGCCTTCGGGCCCGACGACCTGACCGAACGAGCCTGA
- a CDS encoding ABC transporter permease, whose product MTALAPAPAAAPNAGAHRHVQVVSRKAPIGFAVVTALFALLLLLVPREGDATFRFATETDFFTIPDATVDGMTTAWLAIVVMALCTAAAFLLVARRRRVPVWVTLVFAFVFLVGFLAWAAAGSQGDIPAVRLVGGSVLLSVPIVFGALGGVVGERAGVVNIAIEGQLLAGAFTAAFVGSLTDSPWAGLVAAVVSGVLVALVLGLFAITYKVNQVIVGVVLNVLVIGVTSFLYSQVMVPKGETLNDTDRFERIALPVLSKIPVLGPALFNQTIVIYLMYLLVPAVWFALMRTRWGLRVRAVGEHPTAADTVGIKVERTRYRALMIAGAITGVGGAFYTVVSVSSFGKEMTAGAGFIALAAVIFGKWDPIGAALAALLFGFASNLEGALSIVGAPVPSQFMLMLPYVVTILAVAGLVGKSRAPAADGEPYVKE is encoded by the coding sequence ATGACCGCCCTGGCACCGGCCCCCGCGGCCGCCCCCAACGCCGGCGCGCACCGGCACGTGCAGGTCGTGAGCCGCAAGGCGCCGATCGGCTTCGCGGTCGTCACCGCGCTGTTCGCGCTGCTGCTGCTGCTCGTCCCGCGCGAGGGCGACGCGACCTTCCGGTTCGCGACGGAGACCGACTTCTTCACGATCCCGGACGCGACCGTCGACGGCATGACCACGGCGTGGCTGGCGATCGTCGTGATGGCCCTGTGCACCGCGGCCGCGTTCCTGCTCGTCGCGCGTCGCCGGCGCGTGCCCGTGTGGGTCACGCTCGTGTTCGCGTTCGTCTTCCTCGTCGGGTTCCTGGCCTGGGCGGCGGCCGGCAGCCAGGGGGACATCCCGGCCGTGAGGCTCGTCGGCGGCTCGGTCCTGCTGTCCGTGCCGATCGTGTTCGGCGCGCTCGGCGGGGTCGTCGGCGAGCGGGCCGGCGTCGTGAACATCGCGATCGAGGGCCAGCTCCTCGCCGGCGCGTTCACCGCGGCCTTCGTCGGGTCGCTCACCGACAGCCCGTGGGCCGGTCTGGTCGCGGCGGTCGTCTCGGGCGTCCTCGTGGCGCTCGTGCTCGGTCTGTTCGCGATCACCTACAAGGTGAACCAGGTCATCGTCGGCGTGGTGCTCAACGTCCTCGTCATCGGCGTGACCAGCTTCCTGTACTCCCAGGTGATGGTGCCCAAGGGCGAGACGCTCAACGACACCGACCGGTTCGAGCGCATCGCGCTGCCGGTGCTCTCGAAGATCCCCGTCCTCGGTCCGGCGCTGTTCAACCAGACGATCGTGATCTACCTGATGTACCTGCTCGTCCCCGCGGTGTGGTTCGCGCTCATGCGCACCCGCTGGGGCCTGCGGGTGCGCGCGGTCGGCGAGCACCCCACCGCGGCCGACACGGTCGGCATCAAGGTCGAGCGCACGCGGTACCGCGCTCTCATGATCGCGGGCGCCATCACCGGGGTCGGCGGCGCGTTCTACACCGTCGTCTCGGTGTCGTCGTTCGGCAAGGAGATGACCGCGGGCGCGGGCTTCATCGCCCTGGCGGCCGTGATCTTCGGCAAGTGGGACCCGATCGGCGCCGCGCTCGCCGCGCTGCTGTTCGGGTTCGCGTCGAACCTCGAGGGCGCGCTGTCGATCGTCGGCGCCCCCGTGCCCAGCCAGTTCATGCTCATGCTCCCGTACGTCGTGACGATCCTGGCCGTCGCCGGGCTCGTCGGGAAGTCGCGGGCACCGGCCGCCGACGGCGAGCCGTACGTCAAGGAGTGA
- a CDS encoding ABC transporter permease — protein MSAPDAATENPDHRWRDAVARATSGGWAVALGAVVLAVLAGSIMVAVTDPEVQAAASYFFARPLDLLSAVGEAVGGAYTALFRGAVYNYQADTFEQAIRPLTQSLTYATPLILAGLGVAIGFRSGMFNIGGQGQMLMAAAAAGWVGFGVDLPAGIHVTVAVLAGVLAGALWAGIAGVLKATTGAHEVIVTIMLNYVAFYLLSYLLATPGLLQAPGSANPKTPPMAPTAILPRIFGPQYQLHLGFVLALVAVVVVWWLLNRSSLGFRFRMIGENQYAARVAGVNVPRTIVGSMLVGGALIGAAGATQVLGLSTSGFGSTIDAGIGFDAITVALLGGSQPVGVLFASLLFGAFKSGGTTMQAAEGIPIEIVLVVQSLIVLFIAAPPLVRAIFRLPQPDRRSTTPPAAAAAMAAPTTPTADGAAR, from the coding sequence ATGAGCGCGCCCGACGCAGCCACCGAGAACCCCGACCACCGCTGGCGCGACGCGGTCGCGCGCGCGACCTCCGGCGGGTGGGCGGTCGCGCTCGGCGCGGTCGTGCTCGCGGTGCTCGCCGGCTCGATCATGGTCGCCGTCACCGACCCCGAGGTGCAGGCCGCCGCGTCGTACTTCTTCGCGCGGCCGCTGGACCTGCTCTCGGCGGTCGGGGAGGCGGTGGGCGGCGCGTACACCGCGCTGTTCCGCGGCGCGGTCTACAACTACCAGGCGGACACGTTCGAGCAGGCGATCCGCCCGCTGACGCAGTCGCTGACGTACGCGACCCCGCTGATCCTCGCGGGTCTCGGCGTCGCGATCGGCTTCCGCTCCGGGATGTTCAACATCGGTGGCCAGGGCCAGATGCTGATGGCGGCCGCCGCGGCCGGCTGGGTCGGGTTCGGTGTCGACCTGCCCGCCGGGATCCACGTCACCGTCGCGGTGCTCGCGGGCGTCCTGGCCGGCGCGCTCTGGGCGGGCATCGCCGGCGTGCTCAAGGCGACCACCGGGGCGCACGAGGTGATCGTGACGATCATGCTCAACTACGTCGCGTTCTACCTGCTCTCCTACCTGCTCGCGACGCCCGGGCTGCTGCAGGCACCCGGCTCGGCGAACCCGAAGACGCCGCCCATGGCTCCCACCGCGATCCTGCCCCGCATCTTCGGCCCGCAGTACCAGCTGCACCTGGGCTTCGTCCTGGCCCTGGTCGCCGTCGTGGTGGTGTGGTGGCTCCTCAACCGGTCGAGCCTCGGGTTCCGGTTCCGGATGATCGGCGAGAACCAGTACGCCGCGCGCGTCGCCGGCGTCAACGTGCCGCGCACGATCGTCGGCTCGATGCTCGTCGGTGGTGCGCTGATCGGCGCCGCCGGGGCCACGCAGGTGCTCGGGCTGTCGACGAGCGGGTTCGGCTCGACGATCGACGCCGGCATCGGGTTCGACGCGATCACCGTCGCGCTGCTCGGTGGCTCCCAGCCCGTCGGCGTGCTGTTCGCGAGCCTCCTGTTCGGCGCGTTCAAGTCGGGCGGGACGACGATGCAGGCCGCCGAGGGCATCCCGATCGAGATCGTGCTCGTCGTGCAGTCGCTCATCGTGCTGTTCATCGCGGCTCCGCCGCTGGTCCGGGCGATCTTCCGGCTGCCTCAGCCGGACCGCCGCAGCACGACGCCACCGGCCGCCGCTGCGGCGATGGCCGCACCCACCACCCCGACGGCGGACGGAGCAGCTCGATGA
- a CDS encoding ABC transporter ATP-binding protein, translating into MRLELRGITKRFGALVANDHIDLVVEPGEIHCLLGENGAGKSTLMNVLYGLYTADEGEILLDDEVQHFSGPGDAMAAGIGMVHQHFMLIPVFTVAENVMLGHEQTRGGGRLDLEAGRAKVREIADRFGFHVDPDALVEELPVGVQQRVEIIKALSRDAKVLVFDEPTAVLTPQETDELMAIMRQLRSEGVAIVFITHKLREVREVADRITVVRRGAIVGEASPGASDAELAALMVGRAVELTVRKGAPAYAESMLEVSHLDVTDERGTVLVDDVSFTVRGGEVLVVAGVQGNGQTELAEALAGLAHGVTGSITLDGRELVGLTVRQIIDAGLGYVPEDRGVDGLVGSFTVAENLMLNRADEAPFARRGLLQLGARDTFAREKVDEFDIRTQGIEVPAGRLSGGNQQKVVLARELSRELRLLVASQPTRGVDVGSIEFIHKRVVETRDAGIPVVVLATELDEAVALGDRIMVMYRGRVVGIVPATTPRDVIGLMMAGIAPDDAGAVA; encoded by the coding sequence ATGAGGCTTGAGCTTCGAGGCATCACCAAGCGGTTCGGGGCGCTCGTCGCCAACGACCACATCGACCTGGTCGTCGAGCCGGGCGAGATCCACTGCCTGCTGGGCGAGAACGGCGCGGGCAAGTCCACGCTGATGAACGTGCTGTACGGGCTGTACACCGCGGACGAGGGCGAGATCCTCCTGGACGACGAGGTCCAGCACTTCTCGGGCCCGGGCGACGCGATGGCGGCCGGCATCGGCATGGTCCACCAGCACTTCATGCTCATCCCGGTCTTCACCGTCGCGGAGAACGTCATGCTCGGCCACGAGCAGACCCGCGGCGGCGGCCGGCTCGACCTGGAGGCGGGCCGCGCGAAGGTGCGCGAGATCGCCGACCGGTTCGGCTTCCACGTCGACCCCGACGCCCTCGTCGAGGAGCTCCCGGTGGGCGTGCAGCAGCGGGTCGAGATCATCAAGGCGCTGTCCCGCGACGCCAAGGTCCTCGTGTTCGACGAGCCGACCGCGGTGCTCACGCCCCAGGAGACGGACGAGCTCATGGCGATCATGCGCCAGCTGCGGTCCGAGGGCGTCGCGATCGTCTTCATCACCCACAAGCTGCGCGAGGTGCGCGAGGTCGCCGACCGGATCACGGTCGTGCGCCGCGGGGCGATCGTCGGCGAGGCGTCGCCCGGCGCGAGCGACGCCGAGCTCGCCGCGCTCATGGTGGGCCGCGCGGTCGAGCTGACGGTGCGCAAGGGCGCGCCCGCGTACGCCGAGTCGATGCTCGAGGTCAGCCACCTCGACGTGACCGACGAGCGCGGCACGGTCCTGGTCGACGACGTGTCCTTCACCGTGCGCGGCGGCGAGGTGCTCGTCGTCGCCGGCGTGCAGGGCAACGGGCAGACCGAGCTCGCCGAGGCGCTCGCGGGGCTGGCGCACGGCGTCACGGGCAGCATCACGCTCGACGGCCGCGAGCTCGTCGGGCTCACCGTGCGCCAGATCATCGACGCGGGGCTCGGCTACGTGCCCGAGGACCGCGGGGTGGACGGCCTGGTCGGCTCGTTCACGGTCGCGGAGAACCTCATGCTCAACCGCGCGGACGAGGCTCCGTTCGCGCGCCGCGGGCTGCTGCAGCTCGGGGCACGCGACACGTTCGCCCGCGAGAAGGTCGACGAGTTCGACATCCGCACGCAGGGCATCGAGGTGCCGGCGGGACGACTGTCCGGCGGCAACCAGCAGAAGGTCGTGCTGGCTCGCGAGCTCTCGCGCGAGCTGCGGCTGCTCGTCGCGTCGCAGCCCACGCGCGGCGTGGACGTCGGCTCGATCGAGTTCATCCACAAGCGCGTCGTCGAGACGCGTGACGCGGGCATCCCGGTGGTCGTGCTGGCGACCGAGCTCGACGAGGCCGTCGCGCTCGGCGACCGGATCATGGTGATGTACCGCGGCCGGGTCGTCGGCATCGTGCCGGCGACGACCCCGCGCGACGTGATCGGCCTGATGATGGCCGGCATCGCGCCCGACGACGCAGGAGCCGTGGCATGA
- a CDS encoding BMP family lipoprotein: MKKLIQVAALSGAVALALAACGDAPDDTTSTPGGTETMAGSAEPTTATSDFKGCIVSDEGGFDDKSFNQLSYEGAKKAVTELGGQFAEVQSDAATEFAGNLQSLVSEGCDTIVSVGFALSADTVTSATDNADLHYILVDDAADNDFDGTKDAENIKPLLYDTAQAAFLAGYLSAGYSQAGKVGTFGGQPYPTVTIFMDGFKQGVEYYNKQKGASVQVVGFEGGDKGSFTGGFAANDDAKQVAAGIIDQGVDVILPVGGPIYQSAMDAIADSGRDVALIGADADVFNTDPKTQDIILTSILKNMDVSTYDAMLASGQGNWDPEAYIGTLENGGVGIAPLHNFEGKVDPALVAEVDQLKQDIIDGKVEVTSYLAQ; this comes from the coding sequence GTGAAGAAGCTCATCCAGGTGGCCGCGCTCAGCGGCGCCGTCGCCCTCGCGCTCGCGGCGTGCGGCGACGCCCCCGACGACACCACCTCGACCCCGGGCGGCACGGAGACCATGGCCGGCTCCGCCGAGCCCACGACGGCGACGTCGGACTTCAAGGGCTGCATCGTCTCCGACGAGGGCGGCTTCGACGACAAGAGCTTCAACCAGCTCTCCTACGAGGGCGCGAAGAAGGCCGTCACCGAGCTGGGCGGCCAGTTCGCCGAGGTCCAGTCCGACGCGGCGACCGAGTTCGCGGGCAACCTGCAGAGCCTCGTCTCCGAGGGCTGCGACACGATCGTCTCCGTCGGGTTCGCGCTGTCGGCCGACACGGTCACGTCGGCGACGGACAACGCCGACCTGCACTACATCCTGGTCGACGACGCCGCGGACAACGACTTCGACGGCACCAAGGACGCGGAGAACATCAAGCCGCTCCTCTACGACACGGCGCAGGCCGCGTTCCTCGCGGGCTACCTCTCGGCCGGCTACTCGCAGGCCGGCAAGGTCGGCACCTTCGGCGGCCAGCCCTACCCGACCGTCACGATCTTCATGGACGGCTTCAAGCAGGGCGTCGAGTACTACAACAAGCAGAAGGGCGCGAGCGTCCAGGTCGTCGGCTTCGAGGGCGGCGACAAGGGCTCGTTCACCGGTGGCTTCGCGGCCAACGACGACGCCAAGCAGGTCGCGGCCGGCATCATCGACCAGGGCGTCGACGTGATCCTCCCCGTGGGTGGCCCGATCTACCAGTCCGCCATGGACGCCATCGCCGACTCGGGCCGCGACGTCGCGCTCATCGGCGCGGACGCCGACGTGTTCAACACGGACCCGAAGACGCAGGACATCATCCTGACCTCGATCCTGAAGAACATGGACGTCTCGACGTACGACGCCATGCTCGCGTCGGGCCAGGGCAACTGGGACCCCGAGGCGTACATCGGCACGCTCGAGAACGGCGGCGTCGGCATCGCCCCGCTGCACAACTTCGAGGGCAAGGTGGACCCGGCGCTCGTGGCCGAGGTCGACCAGCTCAAGCAGGACATCATCGACGGCAAGGTCGAGGTCACGTCCTACCTCGCTCAGTGA
- a CDS encoding amidohydrolase, translated as MPGPTVPSLDSLRPAPATAAALRLTQLVASLRDELVETRRDLHAHPELARTEERTTRVVADRLRVAGLEPHLLPGSGLVCDIGPGHAATGRGRVALRADLDALPVADECGLPWTSTHRGVAHACGHDVHTTAVLGAGLALAELAAAGELAAGVRLVFQPAEEVQPGGSLDVIREGALDGVSSIFAVHCDPKLDVGLVGTRIGPITSASDEVTVTFTGPGGHTSRPHLTGDLVYAMAQVVTQVPAILGRRLDPRSGVNLTWGAVQAGVAHNVIPGSGSVRGTLRCLDVRAWEKASQVFHDAVEQVVAPYGVEVEIRHQRGVPPVENDERATGVLEAAARDVLGEASVTLTEQSLGGEDFAWYLQKVPGAMARLGTRTPGGRTYDIHQGDLVVDERAVEAGALLLARAALLAGARP; from the coding sequence CTGCCCGGTCCCACCGTCCCGTCGCTCGACTCCCTGCGCCCCGCGCCGGCCACGGCCGCGGCGCTGCGCCTGACGCAGCTGGTCGCCTCGCTGCGCGACGAGCTCGTCGAGACCCGGCGTGACCTGCACGCCCACCCGGAGCTCGCGCGCACCGAGGAGCGCACCACGCGCGTGGTGGCGGACCGGCTCCGGGTGGCCGGGCTCGAGCCGCACCTGCTGCCCGGCAGCGGGCTCGTGTGCGACATCGGCCCGGGCCACGCGGCCACGGGTCGGGGCCGGGTCGCGCTGCGCGCCGACCTCGACGCGCTGCCGGTGGCCGACGAGTGCGGCCTGCCGTGGACGTCGACGCACCGGGGGGTCGCGCACGCGTGCGGCCACGACGTGCACACCACGGCCGTGCTCGGGGCGGGGCTCGCGCTCGCGGAGCTCGCGGCCGCCGGCGAGCTCGCCGCGGGCGTCCGGCTCGTCTTCCAGCCCGCGGAGGAGGTGCAGCCCGGCGGCTCGCTCGACGTGATCCGCGAGGGCGCGCTGGACGGCGTCTCGTCGATCTTCGCGGTGCACTGCGACCCGAAGCTCGACGTCGGCCTGGTCGGCACGCGCATCGGCCCCATCACCTCGGCCAGCGACGAGGTCACGGTCACGTTCACCGGGCCCGGCGGTCACACGTCGCGACCGCACCTGACGGGCGACCTGGTCTACGCGATGGCGCAGGTGGTGACGCAGGTCCCCGCGATCCTGGGCCGGCGGCTCGACCCGCGCTCGGGCGTCAACCTCACGTGGGGTGCGGTGCAGGCCGGTGTCGCGCACAACGTGATCCCCGGCTCCGGCTCGGTGCGCGGCACGCTGCGCTGCCTGGACGTGCGCGCGTGGGAGAAGGCGTCGCAGGTGTTCCACGACGCGGTGGAGCAGGTGGTCGCCCCCTACGGCGTCGAGGTCGAGATCCGGCACCAGCGCGGCGTCCCGCCGGTGGAGAACGACGAGCGCGCCACGGGTGTGCTCGAGGCCGCCGCGCGCGACGTGCTCGGGGAGGCGTCGGTCACGCTCACGGAGCAGTCGCTCGGTGGCGAGGACTTCGCGTGGTACCTGCAGAAGGTGCCGGGCGCGATGGCGCGGCTCGGCACGCGCACCCCCGGCGGGCGCACGTACGACATCCACCAGGGCGACCTCGTCGTCGACGAGCGGGCGGTCGAGGCCGGTGCGCTCCTCCTGGCGCGTGCGGCGCTCCTCGCCGGCGCCCGGCCCTGA
- a CDS encoding mannose-1-phosphate guanylyltransferase — MSTPIPGFHAVVPAGGAGTRLWPLSRAGHPKFLLDLTGSGRTLLQATVDRLVPLTGPRGVVVVTGTRHAAAVAEQVPGLAAGDERGRLLVEPSPRDSMAAIGLAAAVLLERHGEDVVIGSFAADHVIDGSAEFERAVREAVVAARAGFVATIGIAATGPSTAFGYVRSASPLGLDGAPSARHVAGFTEKPDAQTAAEYLATGEYRWNAGMFVVRADVLLEHLETQLPTLAEGLREIARSWDTGARDEVLARVWPALTRIAIDHAIAEPVAAAGGVAVVPGEFGWDDVGDFASLASLLATPTLGDEAAVLRVGAPDAFVVPAAGRTVSVVGLPDAVVVDTADALLVTTRAHAQQVKGAVDGWRGAGRDDLL; from the coding sequence ATGTCGACGCCCATCCCCGGCTTCCACGCCGTCGTGCCCGCGGGCGGTGCCGGCACGCGCCTGTGGCCGCTGTCCCGCGCCGGTCACCCCAAGTTCCTGCTCGACCTCACCGGGTCCGGGCGCACGCTGCTGCAGGCCACGGTCGACCGGCTGGTCCCGCTCACGGGCCCGCGGGGCGTGGTCGTCGTGACGGGCACGCGGCACGCGGCCGCGGTCGCGGAGCAGGTCCCCGGGCTCGCCGCCGGCGACGAGCGGGGCCGGCTGCTCGTCGAGCCCTCGCCGCGCGACTCGATGGCGGCGATCGGGCTCGCGGCCGCGGTGCTGCTCGAGCGGCACGGCGAGGACGTCGTGATCGGCTCCTTCGCGGCGGACCACGTCATCGACGGGTCGGCGGAGTTCGAGCGCGCGGTCCGCGAGGCGGTCGTGGCGGCGCGCGCCGGCTTCGTCGCGACGATCGGGATCGCGGCCACCGGGCCGTCGACGGCGTTCGGCTACGTCCGCTCGGCGTCGCCGCTCGGGCTGGACGGCGCCCCGAGCGCGCGCCACGTCGCCGGCTTCACCGAGAAGCCGGACGCGCAGACGGCGGCCGAGTACCTCGCGACGGGGGAGTACCGCTGGAACGCGGGCATGTTCGTCGTCCGGGCCGACGTGCTGCTCGAGCACCTCGAGACGCAGCTCCCGACGCTGGCCGAGGGCCTGCGGGAGATCGCGCGGTCCTGGGACACGGGCGCGCGGGACGAGGTGCTCGCGCGCGTGTGGCCGGCCCTGACCCGGATCGCGATCGACCACGCGATCGCCGAGCCGGTCGCGGCGGCGGGCGGCGTCGCGGTGGTCCCGGGCGAGTTCGGCTGGGACGACGTCGGCGACTTCGCCTCGCTCGCCTCGCTGCTGGCGACGCCGACGCTCGGCGACGAGGCCGCGGTCCTGCGCGTCGGGGCGCCGGACGCGTTCGTCGTCCCCGCCGCCGGGCGGACCGTGAGCGTCGTCGGGCTGCCGGACGCGGTCGTCGTCGACACCGCCGACGCGCTCCTGGTCACGACGCGCGCGCACGCGCAGCAGGTCAAGGGCGCCGTCGACGGCTGGCGCGGCGCGGGGCGGGACGACCTGCTGTGA
- the sdhC gene encoding succinate dehydrogenase, cytochrome b556 subunit, whose translation MSAAPTAPSSPPARKKAPVGTLYRGREGMWSWVAHRVTGVAIFFFLLVHVLDTSLVRVSPEAYNDVIGTYKNPIMGLGEAGLVAAIVFHAFNGIRIILVDFWAKGPKYQRVMLWVVLGLFVVTMAGFLPRHLMHVFGGE comes from the coding sequence GTGTCCGCAGCGCCTACCGCGCCCTCCTCGCCACCCGCGAGGAAGAAGGCGCCCGTCGGCACGCTCTACCGAGGCCGTGAAGGCATGTGGTCGTGGGTCGCGCACCGCGTGACCGGCGTCGCGATCTTCTTCTTCCTCCTGGTGCACGTGCTCGACACCTCGCTCGTGCGCGTCTCCCCCGAGGCGTACAACGACGTGATCGGCACCTACAAGAACCCGATCATGGGCCTCGGCGAGGCCGGCCTCGTCGCCGCGATCGTGTTCCACGCCTTCAACGGCATCCGGATCATCCTGGTCGACTTCTGGGCCAAGGGCCCGAAGTACCAGCGCGTGATGCTCTGGGTGGTCCTCGGCCTGTTCGTCGTGACCATGGCCGGCTTCCTGCCGCGGCACCTCATGCACGTGTTCGGAGGCGAGTGA
- the sdhD gene encoding succinate dehydrogenase, hydrophobic membrane anchor protein gives MTTIADPKAPRPPRARPSRLTTRGNTELYGWVFMRASGVLLLILIFGHLFVNLVAGEGVKAIDFGFVAGKWASPLWQVWDLLMLWLAMIHGTNGMRTIVNDYAEKDGTRLVLKGLLYLAFVVTVVLGTLVIFTFDPCPTDAPLDLLPSFCTA, from the coding sequence ATGACCACCATCGCCGACCCCAAGGCGCCGCGTCCGCCGCGCGCCCGCCCGTCGCGCCTCACCACGCGCGGCAACACCGAGCTCTACGGCTGGGTCTTCATGCGCGCGTCCGGCGTGCTGCTCCTGATCCTGATCTTCGGGCACCTGTTCGTGAACCTGGTCGCGGGCGAGGGCGTCAAGGCGATCGACTTCGGCTTCGTCGCCGGCAAGTGGGCGTCGCCGCTGTGGCAGGTCTGGGACCTGCTCATGCTCTGGCTCGCGATGATCCACGGCACCAACGGCATGCGGACGATCGTCAACGACTACGCGGAGAAGGACGGGACGCGCCTGGTGCTCAAGGGCCTCCTGTACCTCGCGTTCGTCGTGACCGTGGTCCTCGGCACGCTCGTGATCTTCACGTTCGACCCGTGCCCCACCGACGCGCCGCTCGACCTGCTGCCGTCCTTCTGCACGGCCTGA